The bacterium genomic sequence CCCGACCCCCGCCGCAAGCGGGAGGCCTCCCGCGACGATGCCGTTGGCGCCCAGGATGCCTTCGTCCACGTCGGCGATGTGCATGCTGCCGCCGCGCCCGCGGCAATAGCCGGTCTCCTTCCCCAAGAACTCGGCCATCATCCGGCGCACGTCGGCGCCCCGCGCGATGCAGTGTCCGTGTCCCCGGTGCGTGCTGAGGAGGTAGTCGCCCGGGAGCAACGCCGCGCACACACCCGTCGCGACCGCTTCCTGCCCCGCGCTGAGATGCATCGTGCCGTGCACGCGGCCGTGCGCAAAGAGGTCGTCCGCCCGCTCCTCGAACGCACGGATCAGGTACATCGTCTGGAGCATCTTTACCGCGCTATCCGTCGAAAGCCCCTGCAGCGCCACCAGCGTTCCTCCTCATCGCCGCCCGGCCGACGAGCCGCATCTCTGCCGCTCCGGCTCCGTCACGGCCCCACTCGTCCCGACCCGCGGTGTGTCGCCCAGCCTGGTTGCCGCCGCCCGCGTGCTACTCCGATGGCGGGTGTTCGAGACGGCTGCACAGATCGTCGAGGAACCGCGCGCCGTCGGCGCCGTCGGCAATACGGTGGTCCACCGCAACCGTCAGCTCGCACACCGGTCGCACGGCCACGACGCCGTCCACGACCCACGGCCGCAGGCGGACGGCTCCCACGGCGAGGATCGCGGATTGCGGCGGGTTAATCAGCGCCGTGAACGTGTCGACGCCAAGCATCCCGAGATTGCTCACGGTGAAGACGGCGTCGTGGATCTCGGTCATCCCGAGCTCGCCGGCCCGCGCCCTGGTCGCCAGCGCCTCGATCTCGCGGTGGATCACCGCGGGATCCTTGTGTGACGCGTCGCGGATCACCGGTACGATCAGCCCGTCGGACGTGTCCACCGCGATGCCGATGTCGATCGCATCGTGGACCGCTACCGTCTCCCCGTCGAACGACGCGCGCATGCGCGGGTGCCCTCCCAGCACGCGGGCCGCCGCCCACACGATCACGGCCGTATAGGAGGTCGCGCCCCGTGCCGCGGCCGCCGCGGACATGTCGACGGCGCGCGTCAGGTACACGTGCGGAATCTCCCTGGCGCTCCGCAGCATGCGCTGCGCAATGGTCCGCCGACGCGCCGACAGACCGACACCCGACGGGCGCGCCCGCGCGGCGAGCGCCGCGCGAACGTCGGCCTCCGTCACGCGCCCGGCGGGGCCGGTCCCCGTGATGGCCGACAGGTCGAGGCCCGCGTCGCGGGCGAGGCGACGCGCGACCGGCGTCGCCTCGCCCGGGCGTCCGCCCGGGGACGTCCCCGTGGGGCCGGCCGCGACCGCACGAGGCGAACTCGCCGGTCCCGCCTCCCCGGGCCGCGGCGGCGCGGCTGGCGGTGCTTCTGGCGGAGACTCGCCGTCGCCCAAGATGTACGCGATGACGGTCGTGGTCGCGACAGTGTCGCCAGGGGCGGCACGGATCCCTCCGAGCCGCCCCGACGCCGGCGCCTCGAGTTCCATGTTGACCTTTTCCGTCATGACCTCGGCGATCGGTTCACCCTGCGCCACCGCCGCGCCCTCTTCCTTCAGCCAGCGGAGGATCGTCCCTTCCTCCATCGTCATCGAGAACTTCGGCAGGATCACCGGAGTTG encodes the following:
- a CDS encoding dihydrolipoamide acetyltransferase family protein: MATPVILPKFSMTMEEGTILRWLKEEGAAVAQGEPIAEVMTEKVNMELEAPASGRLGGIRAAPGDTVATTTVIAYILGDGESPPEAPPAAPPRPGEAGPASSPRAVAAGPTGTSPGGRPGEATPVARRLARDAGLDLSAITGTGPAGRVTEADVRAALAARARPSGVGLSARRRTIAQRMLRSAREIPHVYLTRAVDMSAAAAARGATSYTAVIVWAAARVLGGHPRMRASFDGETVAVHDAIDIGIAVDTSDGLIVPVIRDASHKDPAVIHREIEALATRARAGELGMTEIHDAVFTVSNLGMLGVDTFTALINPPQSAILAVGAVRLRPWVVDGVVAVRPVCELTVAVDHRIADGADGARFLDDLCSRLEHPPSE